A genomic stretch from Bacteroidales bacterium includes:
- a CDS encoding glycoside hydrolase family 97 catalytic domain-containing protein yields the protein MTQFSRFLLTVLISMLMCSVMAQKKVMPITAVSPDGKTVITMNLAETAEIIVRYNNKEVATVKDLGLNILEYPLAYVNPVRRVVTTTPYKNTIIPVIPEKRSRINDFYTETEVWFKGGSGIKMRAYDDGVAWRMLTRLPDSITILNEPFRLLVNPADSIYFGEENNFISHSERLYPCKAVSAISNGKMCVLPAVFRTPQNVILAFSEADLLDYPGLYLVRDSLQAGGFRSILPKASGRETISTDRRSYLVADRKDYIARTAGTREYPWRVIGIAGKDADLLSNDIIYRLGSPCKLKDTDWIKPGKVAWDWWNNWNIWDVPFKAGINTETYKYYIDFASAHGLEYVIMDEGWSDNDDLDKINPDLDMEALFSYASQKKVRLILWVTGRALEEKFEASLAKFEKWGAAGIKVDFLIRDDQRMVNYYEKVAEAAARHHLLVDYHGSYKPTGFSRTYPNALTREGVQGSENNKWSKNITPEHDCTIPFTRMFAGPMDYTPGAMINSNSKTFSISWTEPMSMGTRCHELAKYVIFESPLQMLCDAPGNYIKEKECMDFLSAVPTSWDETFPIDARIGEYLVVARQHGNEYYIGAMTNSNARDIKIPLSFLPDGNYILMGWEDGINADRKARDFKVNSADVSKSAVISIHLAPGGGYAARLVKK from the coding sequence ATGACCCAATTTTCCCGGTTCCTGCTAACAGTATTGATTTCAATGCTGATGTGTTCTGTCATGGCACAAAAAAAAGTCATGCCCATAACTGCTGTTTCTCCGGATGGGAAAACAGTGATAACGATGAATCTCGCTGAAACAGCAGAGATCATTGTCAGGTATAATAATAAGGAAGTAGCGACTGTTAAGGACCTGGGATTGAACATCCTGGAATATCCGCTTGCTTACGTGAACCCTGTAAGGCGAGTGGTTACCACAACACCTTATAAGAATACAATTATACCCGTAATTCCTGAAAAGAGGAGCCGGATCAATGATTTTTACACCGAGACAGAAGTTTGGTTCAAAGGTGGCTCCGGCATAAAAATGAGAGCCTATGATGATGGGGTAGCCTGGAGAATGCTTACCCGGTTACCAGACAGTATCACCATTCTGAATGAACCATTCAGGTTACTCGTGAACCCTGCCGATTCCATCTATTTCGGGGAAGAAAACAACTTTATTTCCCACAGTGAGCGTCTATATCCGTGTAAAGCAGTGAGTGCCATTTCAAATGGAAAAATGTGTGTGCTCCCTGCTGTTTTCAGGACACCTCAAAACGTAATTCTTGCTTTCAGCGAAGCAGATCTTCTCGATTATCCCGGACTCTACCTGGTCAGGGATAGCCTTCAGGCAGGAGGTTTCAGGAGTATTCTTCCCAAAGCATCTGGCAGGGAAACGATCAGTACCGACCGCAGGAGCTACCTCGTAGCAGACAGAAAGGATTATATTGCCCGGACTGCCGGTACCAGGGAGTATCCATGGAGGGTAATAGGAATAGCAGGAAAGGATGCAGACCTCCTCTCGAATGACATCATCTACCGGCTTGGGAGTCCCTGCAAACTAAAGGATACCGACTGGATCAAACCAGGCAAGGTAGCCTGGGATTGGTGGAATAACTGGAATATCTGGGATGTACCTTTCAAAGCCGGCATCAATACTGAAACCTACAAATATTATATCGATTTTGCTTCAGCTCATGGTTTGGAGTATGTGATCATGGATGAAGGCTGGTCAGATAATGATGACCTGGATAAGATCAACCCCGACCTTGATATGGAAGCACTGTTCAGCTATGCAAGTCAGAAAAAGGTAAGACTGATCCTTTGGGTTACCGGAAGGGCCCTGGAAGAGAAATTCGAGGCTTCCCTTGCGAAATTTGAAAAATGGGGTGCTGCCGGAATTAAGGTCGACTTCCTTATACGGGACGATCAACGTATGGTGAATTATTACGAAAAAGTGGCTGAAGCTGCTGCCAGGCATCACCTGCTTGTAGACTACCATGGTTCCTACAAACCAACAGGCTTTAGCCGCACCTATCCCAATGCCCTTACCAGGGAAGGTGTGCAGGGATCGGAAAACAATAAGTGGTCGAAAAACATCACCCCTGAACACGACTGCACCATTCCTTTTACGAGGATGTTTGCCGGCCCCATGGATTATACACCCGGTGCCATGATAAATTCTAACAGCAAAACCTTTAGTATCAGCTGGACAGAACCTATGAGTATGGGAACCCGCTGCCACGAGCTGGCCAAATATGTGATCTTCGAGAGCCCTCTGCAGATGCTATGTGATGCTCCCGGAAATTACATAAAGGAAAAGGAATGCATGGACTTTCTATCTGCCGTCCCTACCAGCTGGGATGAAACCTTCCCAATAGATGCAAGGATTGGAGAATACCTGGTTGTGGCACGCCAGCATGGAAATGAATACTATATCGGAGCTATGACCAACAGCAATGCCAGGGATATAAAAATTCCCCTCAGCTTTTTACCCGATGGAAACTACATACTCATGGGATGGGAAGATGGTATCAATGCCGACCGAAAAGCCAGGGACTTCAAGGTAAACTCCGCTGATGTTTCAAAATCAGCCGTCATCAGCATTCACCTGGCTCCTGGAGGAGGGTATGCTGCCAGGCTGGTTAAAAAATAA